From the genome of Streptomyces sp. V2I9:
GACGGCCAGCGCGGCCCCGTGGGAACCGGGCGGACCCGACTCCCGGCAGGCCCGTTCGAAGGAGTGGCGCACCGAGGCGAATCCGGGCGCGGTGGTTCCGTGGACGCCGGTCGTCGCCGCCCGTGGCCGTGGCCTCGGCAGAACCTGCCGTACCAGAGAGGTCGTCATGTCAGGAACTCCATAAGAGGTGGAGAGTCGGGAACTGCGGTGCGGGGGCGGTCCGGGCTCGGTTCACGCCTCGGGCGCGCCCGCCGGGTAGGGCAGGAACTCCAGGTCGGTCAGGTCCTGGTCGGTCAGGCGGACGCGGTCGCCGCCGAGGTTCTCCGCGAGGTGGTAGGACGCCCGCGTGCCGGGCAGCGGCACCACGTGGTCGCCCAGGCGCAGCAGCCACGCCAGGGCGACCTGCGCGGGGGTCGCCCCGTGCCGGGCGGCCACCTGGGCGACCGCCTGCGTGAGCGCGGCGTTGTGGCGGATGGCGCGGGGGGCGAAACGGGGCTGGGTGCGCCGCCAGTCGTCCGGGGGCAGGTCGTCGTGGCGGGTCAGCGCACCGGCCAGCAGCCCGCGCCCGAGCGGGGCGCCGGCCAGCAGGGCGATCCGGCGCTCCACCGCGTACGGCACGACGTCGTCGAGGCCGCAGCGGGTGAACAGCGACACCTCGGCCGCCATCGCCGCGGCCTCGTGCACGGCCTCGGCGTCGCGCGCCTCCTGCACGGTGACCACGGGCAGCCCCAGCATCCGGATCTTGCCCGCCCAGACCTGCTCGGCCAGCGCGCCCCAGCTCTCCTCCAGCGGCACGCCGGGATCGACGCGGCGCAGCAGATAGAGGTCGATGTGGTCCACGTGCAGCCGGCGCAGGCTCTCGTCGACCGCGTCCCGCAGCGCCTGCGGGCCGCCCGCGGGCCGCAGCCCGCCGTCCGGGTCGCCGAGCAGGCCGCCGCCGGTACAGAGCACCACCTCGTCCCGCCGCCCCCGGATGGCCTCGCCGATCAGCCGCTCGTTGTCCCCGGCCGCGTACGCGCCGGCCGTCTCGACGAGGTTGACCCCGAGGTCCACCGCCTCCTGGACCAGCGATACGGCCTTGGTCCGGTCGCGCTGGCCGGGGGCGTAGCGGTACGAGAGCCCCATGGCGCCCAGTCCGAGCCGTCCGACGACCGGCCCGTCCCTGCCCAGTGTTGTGGTCCGCATTCCGCGGAACTCCCTTCTCCACAGAGGAAAGCGACCACTTCATAGCAACAGCCCGGAGGCCTCGGGGGACAGCGACCCGTCGCTACTTGCCGACCTCCGACGACTTCGGGAAGTCCGGGCGGGCCTGTTGGGGACGGCCCCCCGAGGCGGGCGCACCCGGCACCCGGACGGGCGGGGCGGACGGCGGGCCAGGACGGCGAGGCGGGCCGGGACTGCGGGCCGGGACTGCGGCGCGGGCCGGACCAGCGGGGCGGGCCGGGGCGGCGAGGCGGGCCGGGGCGGCGAGGCGGGCGCGGACGGCGGGCCCGCGCGGCACACGGGCGCGTACGGCGGGCCCGCGCGGCACACGGGCGCGGACGGCGGTGCGGGCGGGCTGTCGGGGCCCGGTACGGCCGTGCGGCAGGCCCCCGGACGGCCGCCGGGCCGGTCCCCGCCGCGAGGGCGGAGCCGGCCACGGACGGGGGCGCGGAGGGCGGCGGTCTCAGCCGAGGTGCTTCCGGAAGAACTCCGTGAGCTTGGCGACGGCGGGCGTGACGGCCGCGTCGCGGTCGTACAGGTCCACGTGGCCGGCGCCCTCGACCAGGAACAGCTCGGCGTTGCCGGGGCTGTCGGCGACCGCCTTCTCGGAGAACCCCCTGGTCACCGCCTCGGTGCCGGCGATCATGAGCAGCGGACGCGGGGCGATCTTCGCAACATCGGCGAAGGAGTCGAACTGGTCGAGCAGGTCGGCGCTGCGGACGACCAGGTCGCCGGTGGAGCGCGGGTGGCGGCCACGGGGCGTCTTGTAGTAGTCGACGAAGTCGGCGGTCGGGGCCGGGGTGTCGGCGTCGGCCTTCTCCGGCAGCACCGCGAAGGTGGCCGCGGGCTCACCGGCCGCCTCGGCACTGCGCAGCTCACCCGAGCGGGCCACCATCTGCTGCCAGCCCTCGGGGTCGCCCTCGCGGAAGAAGCTGGGCACATCGGTGCCGGAGACGCCGGCCACGGCCTTCATGCGGTGGTCGGTCTGGGCGGCGTAGGGCACGTAGGCGCCCGAGCCGCACACGCCCATCACGCCGATGCGGCCGGCGTCGATCTCGGGCCGCGTGGTGAGGTAGGAGACCGCCGCGCGGAAGTCCTCGGCACGCTGGAAGGGGTCCTCCAGGCCGCGGGGCATGCCCTCGGACTCGCCCTGGAACGCCGCGTCGAAGGTCAGGACGGCGAACCCCTCGGCGACCAGCCGCTCGGCGTACACCGCCGGGGACTGCTCCTTGACGCCGGTGGTCTGGTGGCCGACGACGATCGCGGCGAGCGGGCCGTCGACGCCCTCGGGGAGGTAGAGGTGGCCTGCGAGCTGGAGGCCGTTGGTCGGGAAGCGGACGTCGGTCCTCATGGCGTTCTCCTGACGGGATCGTGGGGGTGGCCGGGTGATTCCGCGGCCTGTCTCCACTCTCCGGCCGGGCGGGGTCCGGAAGAAGGTCGGGCGGCTTCCCGGGAAGGATCTCTCCCGGGCGGAACGCGTACCCCACTGCCATGCTGGGCTCATGACCGGTTCCGCACACCTTCGTGAGCTGGGCGAGCTCCTCAAGCACCGCCGCGGGGAGCTCACCCCGGCGCAGGTGGGGCTGCCCGAGCGCGGCCACACCCAGCGCCGCGTCCGGGGGCTGCGCCGCGAGGAGGTGGCCGAGCTGACCGCGATCAGCACCGACTACTACGTGCGCATCGAACAGGGCCGTCTCGCGCCCTCGCAGCCGGTGCTCGACGCGCTGGTGCGGGCCCTGCGGCTCGACGGCGACCAGCGGGCGTACGCGGAGGGGCTGATCGACCAGGCCGCCCGCGCGGGGAGCCGCCGTACCGCGCCGCGGCGACGGGCCCGGCCCACGGTCCACCCGCACCTGGCGCGGCTCCTGGGCCAGCTCGGCGGGACGCCCGCCCTCGTCTTCGGGCCACGCCTCGACATCCTCGCGTGGAACCCGCCGGCGGCGGCGCTGCTGTGCGACTTCGGGGCCGTGCCCGAGGCCGAGCGCAACTACGTCCGCATGGTCTTCCTCGCCCCGGTGATGCGCGAGATCTACCCCGAGTGGGAGGACGTCGCCCGCACCTGCGTGGAAGTGCTGCGGATGGAGGCCGGCACCAACCCGGCCGATCCGGCCCTGACCGCCCTGGTGGGCGAACTGTCCGTGGCCGACCGGAACTTCCGGGTCTGGTGGGCCGAACACCGGGTCGCCCACCAGGACTTCGGCAGCAAGCGCATCGCCCACCCGGATGTCGGCGACCTCACCCTCGACTGGGACGCCTTCCGTTACGCCGGAGCGCCGGAACAGCAACTCGTGCTCTGGTCCGCCGAACCGGGCACCGTGGACGCGGAACGGCTGGCGGAACTGGCCCGCGGGTGCGACGAGGGGCCGGTGACCGCGGTGTCGACGGGTGATCGCGGCGCCGACGGCTGATCCTGGCGCGCGGCGGGGTGATCACGGCGGGGTGATCACGGCGCCTGGGGGCGGCCGTGCTGCGCCGCCGGAGAGGCACGGCGTCGGCGGTGGCGTCAGTCCGCCCTGGTGTAGATCAGACTCTCGCCGGTCCCGGCCGTGGACCGGCGCAGGGTCCCGTCCGGGAGCAGGGTCAGCTCGGTGGGCTTCCCCGGCGTGCAGGAGGTGGCCGGGGAGCCGGAGGACACCGTGGAGGGCCCGATGCGGACCGGGCCGTCCGCCGGCGGGCGCCCGGCGAGCGGGGCGCCGAACTCGCAGTGGTACGTGCCCCCGGAGTCGAGGGTCCCCTCGGCGGTGAGGGCGAGGACCTGGTCGCCGACCTCGCCCTGACGGATGGTCAGTGTCCGTGTGGCCGAACCCTGTTCGCCGGGTATGGAGCCGGACCAGGTCCCGAGGAAGTTCTCCGGGACGGTTCCCCCGTCGCCCTGCTGCCCGCCCCTTTCCGTGGCGGACCCGGACGGTCCGGGGGAGACGGTCCTCCCCGGCGTGCCGCCCTTCATGAACGCGTACACCGATCCGCCCGCTCCCAGCGCCACGACCACGGCCACGGCGATGAGCGCGACGGTGGCCCCGAGGGGGCGGCCCTCCCGGCCGGACGGGGCAGGCGTGGGGGCGAAGCAGGCCGGGGCGAGGGCCTGTTCGGCGGTGCCGCCGTGGGCGGGAGCGCCGCTGTACGGCTGGGGGGCCCGGGCGTACGGGGCGGGATGGGGCCGGGGCGACGCGGACGCCGGGGGTGCGGCGTACGGGCCGGACTCCGGCGGCGCCGGGGCGGCGGGATCTCCGGCCGCCCGCGCCCGGTCCGGGGCCTCCGGGACCACCGGAGTCCCCGGCGTGTCCAGGGCCTTCGGGACCCCCGAAGCTCCCGGCGTGTCCAGGGCCTCCGGGACCCCCGAAGCCTTCGGAGTGTCCAGCCCCTCCGGGAGCTCCGGATCCTCCGCGTCGAGCAAGCTCACCGCGTGGCGGCCGAGTTGGGCGATGAGCTGGGCGGGGAGCCAGGGCTCGTCCGCCTCCGTCCCGCCCAGGCGGGCCAGGATGTCGTCCGTACCGGGCCGGGCCGCCGGGTCCTTCGCCAGGCAGTCCCGTACGACGCCGGCCAGTTCCTCCGGTACGCCGGTCAGGTCCGGGTCCTCCCGCGCTGTCCGGAACATCAGGGCATGGACCCCGCCGCTCTCGGCCGTACCGAACGGCAGCCGCCCCGACGCGGCGTACGCGAGGACGGCCCCGAGGCAGAACACGTCGCAGGCGGTGGTCACCCGCTCGCCGCGCACCTGCTCGGGGGCCATGAAGCCGGGTGAGCCGACGAGGATGCCGGTGCGGGTCAGCTCGCCGTCGGGCACGGACTCCAGGGCGCGGGCGATGCCGAAGTCGATGACCCGCGGGCCGTCGATGGTCATGAGGACGTTCGAGGGCTTCAGGTCCCGGTGGATGAGCCCGGCGCCGTGGATGTGCTGGAGGGCGTGGGCGAGCCCGGCCCCCAGGAACCGTACGGAACGCGACGGCAGCGGCCCGTACGCCCCCGAGACCGTGACCGGGGCACCGGGGCGGCCCGAGACGACGCGCTGGAGGGAGGGCCCGGCGACGTACCCCGTGGCGACCCAGGGGACGGGGGCCTCGGTGTCGGAGTCCAGGACGGGCGCGGTCCACGCGCCACCGACGTGGTGCGCGGCGCGGACCTCCTGGCGGAAGCGGGCGCGGAACTCGGGGCGCTCGGCGAGTTCGCGGCGGACCAGCTTGAGGGCGACGGTGCGGCCGCGGTCGGAGCGGGCGAGGAAGACCTGGCTCATGCCGCCCTCGCCGAGACGGCCGAGGAGCCGGTACGCGCCGACGCGGTGCGGGTCGTCGGAGCCGAGCTTGTCCATGGTGCGCGTCCTCCCCTGCGGCCCGCACGAGGACAGCCCCGCCGGGCAGGGGCGGCGGGGCCACGGTCCTTCTCTACGACACGCCTTCCCGCGCTCCGGTTCCGCCGCTCGCGTTCGGGCCCTCCGGAGCGGTGAGGTGGTCCACCGCCTCCGACAGCCGCTCCAGCACCCGCACCGTGTCCGCCGCCTCCTCCGCCCCCAGTTCCGCCACCAGCCGCGCCGCGAACGCCGTGTGGGACGGTTCGATCAGGGCCACCGCCTCGTGTCCCGCCGCCGTCGGCCGGAGCAGCTTCGCCCGGCGGTGGGCCGGGTTCGGGACGTACTCCGCGAGCCCCCGCTCGACGAGCAGGTCCGCTATCCGCTGCACGCTCTGCCGGGTGATCCCCATCGTGCGGGCGATCCCCGCCACCGGCAACGGCTCCGGCAGCACCGCCCCCAGCACTTGCCACCACGCCGCGGTGAGGCCGCCCGGCCGCGCCAGTTCGTCGGCCACCGAGAGGAACTGGCCGTTCAGCCGGAACACCGTGAGCGCCGTCCGGCTCAACAGGTCCTGCTGGAGCCGGACGTCCTGCGCGCCCGCGCCGCCCTCACGCACTCTCCAGCACCTCGTACGCGCTCGCGTCCGAGTCGTGGAACAGCCGGTACCACGCGTCCAGCTTCTCCGGGCCGTACACCCCGAGCAGCGCGAAGACCTCCCGCGCGAGCGCCACCGGTTCCGTCGGCCCGGCCGTGACCAGCCGGCCGCCCGTGTCCGCCCCCTCGTCCGTGACGGCGTCCACGTCCACGTACCGCTCGCCGCCCGCGTACCCCGTCGCCGCGAGGTAGAACGAGACCGCGCTCGTGTGCGTGCGGTCGTCCAGCAGCCCTTCCCGCGCCAGCCCGGCCGTCGCCCCGCAGATCGCCGCGACCGGCGTCCCCGCGTCCAGGAAGGCGCGGGCCGTCCGCGCGAACGGCGCCAGCGTGTCGCCCGTGTCCCAGCCGGCCGCCCCGGTCAGGATCAGCAGCGCGCTGTCCTGCGGCCGGAGTTCGTCCAGCGCCAGGTCGGGCCGGACGCACAGGCCGCCCATGGTCGTCACGGGCTCCCGTGTGAGTCCCACGGTCCGCACGGTGTAGCCGTTCTGCGTGAGATGGGCGGTCGTGTACCCGGTCTCCCAGTCGGCGAAGGTGTCGTAGACGGCGAGGTGCACGGTCCTGTCGCCGGTGCTGCCGCTGCTGACGGTCATGATGACTCCCTCGGCTAGATGACATAAGGCTGTCATGTTGCCAGCATGCTGTCAATTCGACATCCGGCCAGGACCCGACACCCTGCCGAACCATCCGCCCCGGGCCGTACAAGGTGGCCATGGAGGCCGGCCCCGGACCCCGCTTACGCTCGCCGCATGACCCCTCATGCCCCTCATGCCCCGTACGCCGACCCCGCGGCCGGTGCGGCCGTGAAGGCCGCGGACCGCGCGCACGTGTTCCACTCCTGGTCCGCCCAGGGCCTCATCGACCCGCTCGCCGTCGCCGGCGCCGAGGGGTCCTACTTCTGGGACTACGACGGCAACCGCTACCTGGACTTCACCAGCGGACTCGTCTACACCAACATCGGCTACCAGCACCCCACCGTGATCGCCGCGATCCAGGAGCAGGCGGGCAAGCTCGCCACCTTCGCGCCCGCGTTCGCGGTCGAGGCGCGCTCCGAGGCCGCGCGCCTCATCGCCGAGCGCACGCCGGGAGACCTGGACAAGATCTTCTTCACCAACGGCGGGGCCGAGGCCGTCGAGAACGCCGTCCGCATGGCCCGGCTGCACACCGGGCGCACCAAGGTGCTCTCCGCCTACCGCTCGTACCACGGGGCCACCTCCACCGCGATCAACCTCACCGGCGACCCGCGCCGCTGGCCCTCCGACAACGGCTCGGCCGGTGTCGTCCGCTTCTGGGCCCCGTTCCTCTACCGCTCCCCGTTCCACGCGCGGACCGAGGCCGAGGAGTGCGCCCGCGCGCTCCAGCACCTGGAGGACACCCTCGCGTTCGAGGGTCCGTCCACCATCGCCGCGATCATCCTGGAGACCATTCCGGGCACCGCCGGCATCATGACCCCGCCGCCCGGCTACCTCGCGGGCGTCCGTGAGATCTGCGACCGGTACGGGATCGTCTTCGTGCTCGACGAGGTGATGGCCGGATTCGGCCGCACCGGCGCCTGGTTCGCCGCCGACCACTTCGACGTCGTGCCGGACCTGCTGACCTTCGCCAAGGGCGTCAACTCCGGTTACGTGCCGCTCGGCGGCGTCGCCATCAGCGCCGAGATCGCGGCGACCTTCGAGACCCGCCCCTACCCCGGCGGCCTCACCTACTCCGGCCACCCGCTGGCCTGCGCCGCCGCCGTCGCCACCATCGGCGTGATGGAGGACGAGAAGGTCGTCGAGCACGCGGCCCGCATCGGCGAGACCGTCCTCGGCCCCGGCCTCCGCGAACTGGCCGAACGCCACCCCTCGGTGGGCGAGGTGCGCGGCCTCGGCGCTTTCTGGGCGCTGGACCTGGTCCGTGACCGGGAGACCCGCGAACCGCTCGTCCCGTACAACGCCGCGGGCGAGGCGAACGCCCCGATGGCGGCGTTCGGCGCGGCGGCGAAGAAGGAGGGGCTGTGGCCGTTCATCAACATGAACCGGACCCACGCCGTCCCCGCCTGCAACGTCTCCGAGGCCGAGGCCGAGGAAGGGCTCGCGGCCCTGGACGCCGCCCTCTCCGTCGCGGACACGTACACGGTGGAGGGCGGAAAGGGCGCGTAGGACGCGGGAGGGAGGCGCGCGGGCGCGGGGCGGGGTCCGGAACGGGCTGGAGGCCACCCCTCCGCCGGGAACGGCCCGCCCCGCTTCCCGGAGGCCCGCCCCGGCTGTCCGGCCCGCCGGTCCGTGCTGCCGCCGGGCCCCGGTCCGTACCGCCGCCAGGCCCTCCGGTCCGTACGGCCGACCGGCCCGCCGGGCGCGTTCCGGCCCGCACTCCGGGTAACCGCCCCTGTACGCAGCCGCACAGCCCCCGCCCTGCCCGGAATCGGGCACGCCGGGGGTCTGGCTTAAGGTGACCCGAGCCGTAAGTGCCCCCCGCCGGAAACGGCCGGTGAACGGGGCGGACAGGGGCGGACAGGGGCGTACGGATGGGGGCCGGAATGAGGCCGGGCGGAGGCGTGACGCGCAACACCCTGCGCCGGCAGATCGCCGACGCCCTGCGTGACGAAGTGGTCGCGGGGCGGCTTCCGCCGGGCCGCGAGTTCACCGTGAAGCAGATCGCCGAGCAGTACGGGGTCTCCGCGACCCCCGTCCGTGAGGCCCTCTTCGACCTCTCCGCGCAGGGGCTCCTCGTCTCCGATCAGCACCGCGGCTTCCAGGTCCGCGAGTTCACCGTGGCCGACTACCGCGCGATGGCCGAGGCCCGCGCCCTCGTCGTCGACGGCCTCTTCCGCGACCCCGCCGGGCAGGTGGCCATCCGGACCGAGGCGCTCGCCCCGATCCGTCGCCGGGCCGCGGAGGCGGTCCGCGCGGCGAAGGGGGGTGATCTCGACGTACTGATCGGGTACGACCTGAGGTTCTGGCGGGAGCTGGGACAGTTCGTCCGCAACCCGCACATCGCCGACTTCCTCACCCGACTCCGCGTTCAGGCATGGGTGTTCGCCGTACACCGGCTGCGCCGTGACGGCATGGACGAGGACGTGCTGTGGTTCGGCCACGAGGAACTGGTCGACGCCATCGGCCGGGGCGACCGCGACCAGGTCCGGGCCTCGATGCACGCGTATTACGGCCACGCGCTGGCCTGGGCGGAACGCCTGGAGGCACAGGAGGCCCGCGAAACCGGGCCGGAGCCGCCGGAACCGCCGGGGCGCGGTGCGTGAGGTCGCGGACGCCGGGGCACTGCGCGGGAGGTCGCGGACGCCGGGGCACTGTGCGTGAGGTTCGCCCCGCATTACGCTGTTCCGACGATCGCCGAACCCGTTGGAGAGCGAGACTTCGTGGCCTGTGACCTGTGGCTGGTCCCCCTCGTCGACGTGCTGTGCCACAGCGCCGACAATCCGTTCGCCGAAGAGATCGCCGTCTACGACAAGGCGTTGAACGACGCCGGGCTGCCGCCCGTCCCCGTCTACGCCTACATGCCGGGCCTGAACGGGGAGGTCGCCCCCGTGGCCGGCTTCGACTACGACGCCCTGCACTTCCTGCGCCGCGCCTACCTGCTCCAGCTGAGCGGCCTCGCGGTCACCCCCGCCGACGGCCTGGACGGGGAGTACGAGCGGCTGCTGGAGATGTTCGAGCAGGGCGCGCAGCAGTCGCACCTGGTCTGGCACTACGACCACGCCGGGGCGTACGTCCCGGTGGACTTCCCGGCCCCGCTCTCCGACGACGCGCTCCTGGCGGGAGGCGGACCGCTGGGCTCCGCGCACGGGCTGCTGCGGGAGCTGGAGTTCGTCGCCCCGGCCATCGGCATCGACCCGGCGAACCCACCGGCCGCCCCGCAGCCCCCCGCCGGACCCACCTCCCTGGAGGAACCGGCGGCCCCGATCCCCTACGACGACAGCCCGTTCGCCCGCGAACGCCATGTCTGGCTCGGCCTCCACGCGGCGGCGACCCGCAGCCTGGCCCAGGGCTCGATGATCATCTTCAGCTAGGCGGTGTCCGGCGGCGGTTCGGCGCGGAGGCGGGCAGGACCCGCCGGTCCGGCCGGGCCCGCCGGGAACCGGACCGGCTCCGGCACCGCCCTCACCGCGGCGACTCCGGCGGCCGCTGCCGCGGCATGTTGGGCCGCGCCGCCACCGACGGCATCGAGAACCGCCCCGGCGCCGCCGGCTCCCCGCGCCCGCCCGCGCTCCCCGAGGCCAGGGCCTGCATGCCCATCGGCGCGGGCCCGGCCCGGAACTCCACCATCCAGTCCGCCGTCTCCGACCGCACCAGGTCGGTCACGTCCTCGGAGAACCTCCGCAGCACCCCCAGGCACCGCTCGGTCGCCTCGCTGGCCGTGCCCTCGGTCGGCCCGAGCACCTCCCGTACGCACTCCGACGCCCAGTCGAACTGGAGCACCTGGAGCCGCCGCTGCACCGCCTGGGCCGTGGCGAGGTTCCTTATCCACCCGGAGGTGAGACCGAAGTACCGGTCGCAGGCCATGCAGGCGGCCCCCAGCAGCAGCGACAGATAGCCCCAGCCCGCCGAACCGCTCAGCGCCCCGGTCAGGTCGAGCAACGGCAGGGCGGCCCCGGCGAAGGCCCCGGCGGCCGTTCCCATCCGCAGGCTCCTGGCGGCCCGCCGCTTCCAGATCCGGTCGTGCAGATACCAGTCGGCGGTGTCCAGCGCACCGGCTTCGACCCAGCGGTAGAGCTCGTCGAGCCGCTCGGCCGGCTCGCCCCAGTCACCGAGGGGGAACGGGCGCCCGGTCAGATCCCGCCCCCCGGCGCCGCCCTCGGTACGGCCTTCGGCGCGCCTCCCGGCCGGGGAGCCGGAAGCGGCCACGGAATGCGCAACTCCGTTTTCACCGGATCCCGCGTCGGACTCCTTGCGGGGCGGCCCCTCGGGCTGCATATCCGGCTGACTCACCGGGGCACTCCTCTGCACTCTGACGGACGGGACGGGCGCGTGGGGCTTCCGGAACGGGCCCGGACCCGGCCGGGCCCGAAGGGGGGCGGGGCGGTCCGCGCGACCGAGAACCTCTGAAACCTCTGAAGCTGTGAGGGGTAACTCTGCGTCACCGAACGGCTGCGCGCGCGTGTCGATGTGTATGCCCTTCCTACCGCCGAATGGTGGGCCGTGGGGTCGAAATCGCGGGATTCCCGCCTGCGCGGGGCCGCTGGTCAGGTATAGGAGCACTCACGCCGGTCCGCGAATCTCACCCGAAAGAGTTGGTCCCCGACGGGTGGAGCGCGGTGCCCCGTGAGCACGTAGGCTCGGCTTACCGAAACATTTGTCGTCGAAATGCCAGGAGTGACCGTGATTCCCGGTGGTGGCCAGCCCAACATGCAGCAGCTGCTCCAGCAGGCCCAGAAGATGCAGCAGGATCTCGCCGCGGCCCAGGAGGAACTGGCCAGGACCGAGGTCGACGGACAGGCGGGCGGTGGTCTCGTGAGGGCCACCGTGAACGGTTCCGGCGAGCTCCGCTCCCTGGTGATCGACCCGAAGGCGGTGGACCCGGAGGACACCGAGACGCTCGCCGACCTCGTCGTCGCGGCCGTCCAGGCGGCCAACGAGAACGCGCAGGCGCTCCAGCAGGAGAAGCTCGGCCCGCTGACGCAGGGGCTGGGCGGCGGAGGCGGCATTCCGGGTCTGCCGTTCTGACCCGACCGGATACGGGCGGGCCCTCCGGGGCCTACTGGTACCGATCCGTACCCACTACGGTACGGAGCAGGAAGCGAAGAGAGGCGTTCCGTTGTACGAAGGCGTGGTTCAGGAGCTCATCGACGAACTGGGCAGGCTGCCCGGCGTCGGCCCCAAGAGCGCGCAGCGGATCGCCTTCCACATCCTTCAGGCCGAGCCCACGGACGTACGCCGGCTCGCGCACGCCCTGCTGGAGGTCAAGGACAAGGTCCGGTTCTGCGCCGTGTGCGGCAATGTCGCGCAGCAGGAGCAGTGCGGGATCTGCCGCGACGCGCGCCGCGACCTGAGCGTCATCTGCGTGGTCGAGGAGCCCAAGGACGTCGTGGCGATCGAGCGGACGCGCGAGTTCCGGGGCCGCTATCACGTCCTGGGCGGGGCGATCAGCCCCATCGAGGGCGTCGGCCCGGACGACCTGCGCATCCGCGAGCTGCTGGCGCGGCTCGCGGACGGCTCCATCACGGAGCTGATCCTTGCGACCGACCCCAATCTGGAGGGCGAGGCCACCGCGACGTACCTGGCGCGGATGGTCAAGCCGATGGGCCTGAAGGTGACCCGGCTGGCCAGCGGCCTGCCGGTCGGCGGCGACCTGGAGTACGCCGACGAGGTCACCCTGGGCCGCGCCTTCGAGGGGAGGCGGCTGCTGGATGTCTGACACCCCCGCAGCGCCTCCCCGGCCCTCGCCCGTACAGCTGTCCGCCGCACGACCCGGTCCGCCGTCCGCCGCGTGGTCCTTTTCGCCGCTCGGTTCGCCGTCCGCTTCATCGTTCACTTCACCGTCTGTGACCGCGCCCACGGGAGGTCCCCTCGATGTCTGACGCCACGCTGAACTCCGTCACGCAGGACCCGGGCGACTTCGCCGTCCAGATCGCGGACCAGATCAAGACGTTCATCGTCGCGGTCACGGAGGTGTCCAAGGTCGAGGAGCCGGAGGAGGCCGTTCCGGTCCTGCTGCTCCAGGTCTCGCAGCTCCTGCTCGCGGGCGGCCGTCTCGGCGCGTACGAGGACGTCCTGCCCGACGAGCGCTACGAACCGGACCTCGGGGCGGAGCCCGACGCGGACGGCCTGCGCGAGCGGTTCGCGGCGCTGCTGGAGCCGATCGACGTCTACTCCGAGGTCTTCGACCCGTACGAGCCCCGCAAGGCCCCGGTCCCGCACCGGATCTCCGACGATCTGGCGGACCTGGTCACGGACCTCGGCCACGGCCTGGCGCACTACGAGGCCGGCCGCACCGCCGAGGCGCTGTGGTGGTGGCAGTTCTCGTACTTCTCCAACTGGGGCTCCACCGCGTCCGCCGCCCTCCGCGCCCTCCAGTCCCTGGTCGCCCACATCCGCCTGGGCCAGCCCCTGGCGGAACTGGACGGTCTGGACACCGACCAGGATCCGGGCGAGGACGACCTCGCGGAAGAGGCGGGGCGCGTGATGCTCCAGGAGATCGCGGCCCCGCTGGGGCTGCGGCCGGTGAAGTAGGCGTCCATCGCGTACGGGAACCGGACGGTCGGTGCGGCCTGAGAGGGCCGCTCTTGACCTCAAGCGCGCTTGAGGAGCGAGTCTCCTGGTGAACGACGGCCGACGCAACGGGCCGCGACCCACCAGGAGGTTACGCATGAGCGCCACGCCCCCCGCCACTCCGTCCCCCGCAACACCCCCCGTACCAGCCGGGCCGCCCCTCGCGTCCGCCCCGGCCCCGGCTCCGGCCCCCACCGTCATCGGCGTACCGGCCCCGCAGGAGGATGTCGACGCCATCGTCGCGTTCGTCGCGCGGGTGGAGCACGCCCAGCAGAACGCGCTGCCCGATGACTTCCTCGACGGCTTCCGCGAGGACGCCATCTGGACCACGGCCCACGGGAAGAGGCTGGCCGGCCTGCCGGAGATCGGCGCGTTCACCCGCGCGGTACTGCCTCCGCAGGCGGGTTCCCCGGTGACGGCCACGTACACGGTGGACCTGATCCTCTTCATCCGCCCCGACATCGCGGCGGTCAAGATCCGGCAGCGCCCGGTCTCCCGCGACGACGGCCGTTTCCTGGACGAGGTCTTCCACGGCCAGGCGGATCCCTCCGGGCTCATGGCCGACCACCCCGAGGCGCTCCCCGGCACCCCGACCTACGTACTGGCCAAGGACG
Proteins encoded in this window:
- a CDS encoding aspartate aminotransferase family protein, producing the protein MTPHAPHAPYADPAAGAAVKAADRAHVFHSWSAQGLIDPLAVAGAEGSYFWDYDGNRYLDFTSGLVYTNIGYQHPTVIAAIQEQAGKLATFAPAFAVEARSEAARLIAERTPGDLDKIFFTNGGAEAVENAVRMARLHTGRTKVLSAYRSYHGATSTAINLTGDPRRWPSDNGSAGVVRFWAPFLYRSPFHARTEAEECARALQHLEDTLAFEGPSTIAAIILETIPGTAGIMTPPPGYLAGVREICDRYGIVFVLDEVMAGFGRTGAWFAADHFDVVPDLLTFAKGVNSGYVPLGGVAISAEIAATFETRPYPGGLTYSGHPLACAAAVATIGVMEDEKVVEHAARIGETVLGPGLRELAERHPSVGEVRGLGAFWALDLVRDRETREPLVPYNAAGEANAPMAAFGAAAKKEGLWPFINMNRTHAVPACNVSEAEAEEGLAALDAALSVADTYTVEGGKGA
- a CDS encoding GntR family transcriptional regulator — its product is MRPGGGVTRNTLRRQIADALRDEVVAGRLPPGREFTVKQIAEQYGVSATPVREALFDLSAQGLLVSDQHRGFQVREFTVADYRAMAEARALVVDGLFRDPAGQVAIRTEALAPIRRRAAEAVRAAKGGDLDVLIGYDLRFWRELGQFVRNPHIADFLTRLRVQAWVFAVHRLRRDGMDEDVLWFGHEELVDAIGRGDRDQVRASMHAYYGHALAWAERLEAQEARETGPEPPEPPGRGA
- a CDS encoding SLATT domain-containing protein, translating into MSQPDMQPEGPPRKESDAGSGENGVAHSVAASGSPAGRRAEGRTEGGAGGRDLTGRPFPLGDWGEPAERLDELYRWVEAGALDTADWYLHDRIWKRRAARSLRMGTAAGAFAGAALPLLDLTGALSGSAGWGYLSLLLGAACMACDRYFGLTSGWIRNLATAQAVQRRLQVLQFDWASECVREVLGPTEGTASEATERCLGVLRRFSEDVTDLVRSETADWMVEFRAGPAPMGMQALASGSAGGRGEPAAPGRFSMPSVAARPNMPRQRPPESPR
- a CDS encoding YbaB/EbfC family nucleoid-associated protein, which produces MIPGGGQPNMQQLLQQAQKMQQDLAAAQEELARTEVDGQAGGGLVRATVNGSGELRSLVIDPKAVDPEDTETLADLVVAAVQAANENAQALQQEKLGPLTQGLGGGGGIPGLPF
- the recR gene encoding recombination mediator RecR, which gives rise to MYEGVVQELIDELGRLPGVGPKSAQRIAFHILQAEPTDVRRLAHALLEVKDKVRFCAVCGNVAQQEQCGICRDARRDLSVICVVEEPKDVVAIERTREFRGRYHVLGGAISPIEGVGPDDLRIRELLARLADGSITELILATDPNLEGEATATYLARMVKPMGLKVTRLASGLPVGGDLEYADEVTLGRAFEGRRLLDV
- a CDS encoding DUF5063 domain-containing protein, with amino-acid sequence MSDATLNSVTQDPGDFAVQIADQIKTFIVAVTEVSKVEEPEEAVPVLLLQVSQLLLAGGRLGAYEDVLPDERYEPDLGAEPDADGLRERFAALLEPIDVYSEVFDPYEPRKAPVPHRISDDLADLVTDLGHGLAHYEAGRTAEALWWWQFSYFSNWGSTASAALRALQSLVAHIRLGQPLAELDGLDTDQDPGEDDLAEEAGRVMLQEIAAPLGLRPVK
- a CDS encoding SgcJ/EcaC family oxidoreductase, which codes for MSATPPATPSPATPPVPAGPPLASAPAPAPAPTVIGVPAPQEDVDAIVAFVARVEHAQQNALPDDFLDGFREDAIWTTAHGKRLAGLPEIGAFTRAVLPPQAGSPVTATYTVDLILFIRPDIAAVKIRQRPVSRDDGRFLDEVFHGQADPSGLMADHPEALPGTPTYVLAKDDGVWRIAAAQNTQVLDAQTLATG